The genomic region TGATACAGTGCTCAATGTCGATTATACTATGTAtttgtgttgtcaaaagacccagtacttcggtaccaagtcggtactaaaaaaatgaaaatgtgactgtaccaggtttctttaagtaccggtggtagcGAGTGcctggtcaacccggttcttgacgcatacagcgctatgatttccgcgaaggagaaaacgcagacggaatctcaaaatccaatcatgaaaattaaacttacattttaatatggacagtcgcggaatttgtcaaagttagcataaattaatcaaatcaaatctccatatggatcagtatctgtaaatgttctgcgcgtctctgtttgaatgaatgaatggcagagatgtgcgggtttgtttactacatagactgaagcgcgtgatgcttgcagtaatttcagcatctgccgtctcaatgaggacataaacacataaacaacatcaccagaactgttctgagtcacttcacaagcattttaccatttcattcgagtaaaaccagtgtcaatttaaaggtagtaacctgtcaaaataaaagtttatttttacataaaggcattgtgctagaaatattactattatttagtagaatgtatgtgatactgctactactgttaaaaaaaattataaaacgtaaatttttaaagaaaataaatcacacaatatttcttccatgttttaattttaatagcaaatcccctttatatACCAAAaaatttaatgtgtttaaatgtcattaattaaaagacaaataaaatttgggGTGAAACTtatctgtttttcataattatataacttgtagaaaaactttaaacacaattgtaaattagtataaagaatggcattggttttattcttagtgataaagtttttttttttttttaattagcatgtttttgtgttttgctttggaacccaaattggtacagagaaccatggattttcactggtatcggtaccgaatactgaaatatTAGTACCGTGACAAAACTACTATGTATATAGACACATTACACTAATTGCTATGTAAAAACATTAAAGGttctgtatgtaggattgacactgagtggttgaactaagtattgcagtccaaattcaaaatattggagaggtttTTTTTCACCCGGCCCCCTCTCCTCAGACTTAATTCACACGCAGGTTGCCAGGTTGACAACACGAACAGGAATGAGtgcatttaatgataaatgaaattaaatgagctGTGTTTTCTGCCAACTGGCAATCCAGGGTGccaaaatacaattgggtaaactggcagtgggtgggattcacaaaccaaaacagagactgtCATTCCTGCccagaacgcacattttcaaaggagaacaAAATAGTACAAATTTTACATACAACACCTTTAAATGTAATTGAAGAATCGAGTGAGAAGATAGCAAGCAAgaatccccccccccctttaaccTTACTACTCTGGCCTTCACTGGGCTGATTTCAGCTTTGAAACTTTTAACTAAATTGCTATTGATTCCAGAGAGGGAAAGCGAGTGTCTAGCTTTCCATTGTAGTGGTAGAAGTGGGTGCGACAGCTTGCCACTGATTAGGAGAAATCCGATTTCTCTGATGGACGGGCCTTTCGCTTGGGCTATTTGAAGGGCCCCACAGAGTTGATTATAATTATGACCTGAGCCCAGCCGCATCCTAGCAGTGATGAGGTCATGTGCAGACAGGAGGACCAAGAGGGGACCAAGATGCTGGTGGGCTCACTTGGTCTTAAGAACGCGTTCTTTCATATGCACTCACCCTGACCTTGAGGGAGAAGGGAAAAGAGATTATAACGATGCCATCTCGTCTGTCCTGGGTTCCAACtctagggatttttttttttataactgacaCATTGGTGATGGAAACTCAAGGTCCTCCTGCTTGATAATGGAGGAGAGATAAGCCTGTCTCTCATGCATTGCTCTGAATAGGTGTATGGGAAACATCAATAGTTTCTTGGAATGAGGCCCAAGGTACCCTTGAACTGAACAGTACTTGTAGCACAATGTGTTCATCTCGCAACTTGTTATAATCACTAAGTTTAGCATGTTGCTTGCATACTTTGAGTAAATGTTATTTCGTCTGTTTGGCCTTCAAGTACATTGGCATGCAAGTACGTAGATGTCAATTTATTGCAGCAAACTACTTTTAAGGACTTAGTTAAGTTTTTCTTTTAAGGTCTAGGGTTCTTTTGTTGTACATTGAGAAATATCCAGACCCAGATGCTGTGTTTAGAAAAAACATAAGCTCTTTGCTGCTAAtattcttaagaaaaaataaaaaaaagcattttagccTAGGGTAAGATTAGAACCAAAAGACAGCTAAAGACTGTAATTCTTACATGCCCCTTTCATGCTCTGGTTTATTTGAGTTAGcctaattatttgattttaaaacatatttccatTTCAACACAAAAAGATACAAATTAATAGACTGTCCGAATTCATTGTCATTCATCAAAATTTGCATTTCCAATGACTTCCCCTCTTGGCTAAAGTACAATTTGCAACTTAAATGCGGAAATTTGTGAATAATTCAGTAGCTAAGCTTCCAGCCCAGGGTCTATGCATCTCCATAGGGCTGTCTTGGCTACTTTACTTATTATTTTGTcaggcaaatgcatttttattttggtcCTCCATTCATTTTAAtggaattgatttttttttttttaattctgggcATATTGGTACAGCTGCCATTGACTTGAGTGTTCCAATGCGTTGTTGAAACACAGTTAATTTGTTTGCTCCAAGGGCTAATCAATGCAAGGTAAATGATATACAGGGTTGCTTTGAAAAGTTCACAGCTGGAATCAGGTATAGTAGTGACTGAATGCACACATACGCATAAAACCACACAATCAACAGTGTACCTTAAACAGAAACTTGATACGATTCCTTTTTACACCAAGACTCTCAGTGCCAACAGGCTTTAGACAGATTTTTTTATCTCCACCGTACTGCCTTAGGATTACTGCTCAAAATCCTCTCATTCTCTCATTAAAAAGCTGGATAAGAGGATAACTGTCTGATTGGGAGGGAATAGATAGACCGCATAAACCTTCAACACCTCCAAAAGTCAGATGGTCTGATCCTTAAAAGAAAGGCTGGGAAATGAGAAAGGATTAGAATGATGAATTTGAGGTTATTTGGACATAGGCCATGTCCTAATAAAACCCAGTGTAATGTGAAGGAGATACAATGATTATTTCTCCCTAGCTGCTGCTTAACAGATTTTGACAATAAATGTCAGTGTATTAAGGCAGTTATGGCCTCTAGGGCCTTCTGGACCACTGGATAACGGCTGACACTGATTGATTTTTGCTAGACATGCCAGTCATTTACCACTCAGATTAATAATTAAATTGGCAGATATTGAGGCACACCCTTGTGGGGTGGGGGTGGGCGTTAAGTGGGCTGTACACTCATACCTCCAGCTTTGCTTTAACCTGATAGAAACGGATTGTCCTGTGGTGCAATTATTTAACTCTGATTAATTAAGTTTACATAGATTTTCTGGAAAGAATATAACAAgactttataaaattattttaaattgggaaaaaaaattctcaaattcATTTTCTTAGCTTGTgtgtttaaaaagtattttcatttGGTCTTAGTTCTTTACGAAGACATAAGACATACTAAGATATAATTGATCTTGCCTTTTGCCTTTTCTCCAGCCCATTTATGCAGGGATTTACTTTCTTTGTTGCATTGTAAAAGGTCTGACATTTTTCAGTTGAATTCTAAACCTTTACCCATAATTTGAGCCAAATGCCTTGTTTTGAATTCAACTCTGCTAAGCTGATGAAATTCCCCCGGGAAGGGCGTTTATCAGGTTATTGTGGGATTTCACCTTTTGTTGTTGCAAGTCCAATCCTGTAGGCCAGTCAGAGAGATAAATGTTGGTTTTAGAGTGATCAAAGAAAGTCATTCAGTGTGCACATTTCCAGCAAAGTGGGCAGCTTGGGGTAACATTCATatttgaccttcatttttattcCCTTCCTGAGATAATCTAAGAGAGCCTTGCTGGGCTATTCATCTTGAAGCAACACGATCCATCCCACTCATTTTCCCAAACTGCATGGACACATGCATAAAAAATGAGTGGTGTCACAGCTTGACACATGATTAGCAGGAACCTCGTTTTTATGGCaggtacacaaacaaacagactgATTACTCTAGGCAAAATATGGATTCACTTCTAATGATACTGACATATCTCAACACATTGCATAGTTCCCTCTTTGCTTTACCTATATTACCTATATTATTCCCTGTTGCCTGTGTCCTTGATCTGCCCTCCTGAAATCCCCTTATCCTAGTTCCCCTTCCCCCTCTTTGCTCAGCCTCCCACTCACCTTTCCTGCTACTCTGTATTTGTCCTTCATCATCAGTAACTTCCAGTGTTGTCCCATTACTTACCTGAGCGCTCTTGATCCGAACTCTCTTTATTCTCTCTTTCAGTCATTAAGTATCTctcttcaaatgtttttttttttgtaccaggACTCATGCaggtctctttttttctttttttttcttttttcgcaGTATGCCTCCGCTGGATGTATGCTGTCCCTCCACCACAGCGAGAAGCCAGAGCATGAAGAAGTCTGTGAGTTCCGCCCGTACACCTGCCCATGCCCCGGGGCTTCCTGTAAATGGCAGGGCTCCCTGGAGGCCGTCATGCCACATCTCATGCATGCCCACAAATCCATTACCACCTTACAGGGCGAGGACATTGTCTTTCTGGCCACGGATATTAATCTACCGGGGGCTGTGGACTGGGTCATGATGCAGTCATGTTTCGGGCACCACTTCATGCTGGTTCTAGAGAAGCAGGAGAAATACGAGGGACACCAGCAGTTCTTTGCCATCGTGCTGCTCATTGGCACGCGAAAGCAAGCGGAGAACTTTGCCTACCGCCTCGAATTGAATGGCAACCGTAGGCGGCTCACATGGGAAGCCACGCCACGCTCGATCCATGATGGTGTAGCAGCGGCCATCATGAACAGTGACTGTCTTGTATTTGATACCTCCATTGCCCACCTGTTTGCAGACAACGGTAACCTGGGTATCAACGTGACCATCTCTATGTGCTGAGGTGGCAGCGTAATGCTTTTTCCAGTGACCCAAACCTAGGACAACCTCTGCTCCCTGTCAGACTGCAGGTTCTGAAGGCAACGGCTGGGagatatatacatttaatgtatatttatgttCAAGAGTCATCCGATAAAATAGCACACACTATCCAGATTCACTAGTGGGTTGGTATGCTCGACGGATGGCAGGAGTCCTTCTGGAAATGAAGCGGGGAGTGTGCAGGTGTTGCTATCAGTTGAAGGCATTGGTGCAATTGAGAATTTCTTCAAGGATACAAACACCTCAACTTTCTGATTATACCTTCGATTAAAAGTACAGGTGAGGATGACCATTGTCGCAGAATCAAAATGCTAACTTAGAAAGAGTCTAGGGCATGAAGGTGTAACATTTGCCTCAGAAGCTTATAAAACCTATATGTACAAAAACTGCACTGACTACTTTGGTTTTTGTCTTTGGATATTGAGTGAAACCATGGAAAATTTACATGGCAATATAAATGGTAATCCTCTGAATTTCATGGTTGTATATCGGCTTGATAAAACAACGCTCATGGTGGAAATGCGGTGTACATGGAAATAAAATACACTTGCAAAAATGACTACATAGCCACCATGTTTGTAAGGCAAGAATCTGACCTCTTCATTAaattttttcctttcctttcctttcctttcctttttttttgtaaaaaaaaaaacaccatatcTGCTGTCAATGTTGCAAGACGTAAATAAGGACAATAATAAAGTTAGTTATTTTGGGGTCCTCTCTTATCCAGAGGAGAGAACTGGTTTGTGATCAATAGAGATATTGATCATAAGCTCCATATAATGACAGCACTACAGCCAACCTTTTCAAATTTTGTTACCCATGATTTAATGCTACATATTCAtaggtatatttatatattattctttatttatttattttttaaagggatagttgacctaTAAATGATTAAATCTGTTATTTAGTTACCCAAATGCTTTATAACCCTTATTTGTGGAGCACCAACCTAGAAGTTTATTAGAATATCTCAGCTGTTCTCTTTCAGTACAATGTACGTGGATGGAACTGGGGCTTGTTAAGCCCCAAATAGGACAAACAAAGCAGGATAAACTCAGATCATACAACCTGTGCTATATATTGCAAGTCTTCTGAAGGCTTACGATAGCTTTTTTTGAGGCAgagactgaattatttattttattttatttaatgaaaatcttTAATTGTATGAAGAAGAACAGCTCACACATTTTGATAGATGACTTCTTTACAGGATTCAATAACACAAGGGTGAGgaaatgatagaattttcatttttgagtgaactgttttTATATAGGTGTTACTTCTTTGCTTTTTAGCGTACTTGTCAACAGTGactgttatgtaaaaaaaaattagactGCGCACAATGTTATTTTCTTGTTGATAAAGTGTCCGCATTTAATTAGTTTTGTTGTCTTTGTACTTATTCCTTCTTTATATTTGAGGTTATCTTTAAGGTTAAGAAAAGCTtttgtaaaaacacaaaaacaactttagttttattgatatttgttgttgttgttatgtctcttaaaaaattatttagtctAGCTTTGTTTACTCTAGTTCTCTTAAACCAAGTAAGATCTGAGCAATCACTCACTCTCCTCTTTGGTCAATGAAACCCACAATGCCTTACTTGTATACAAACTCAGTCTTTTAGAGTCTGCTGCCTTCTAGGATTCCGTGTCAAGTTCAGGTCACTATCCTCCAAACCTCCAGTGTCTTGAAAGAGACTTACATTTTACAAAGTGGCATTATGAGTGGGAAGGACATGGCACGTCATTCTAGCTTGCCCCCAAAACCTGCTGCAGTAACCGTTTCACTTACACTGTTCAAGAATGGAACCAAGCCTTTTTTCAAATACCTCTGATGACTTTGAAGATGTTTGTGGAAGAAGAGCATCGATATACCTGAATGTGGGTGGTTCTGTGAAGAGATCGAAGTTTGATGCACAACTGACACCCTCAGCTCTTCTTTATCTGTCTGCTATTTCACTCCtggaaaataatttacaaatgtaaattaaatgttttataaatgtgGAGCAAATGTATTCTGTTTCGTtgattaatttttacatttagagaCCCAAGAGTGTTCATGTGGTCAGTGTCTCCACTCCTCAAACATGTGGATAGAGTCTTGTCCCCGACACTTGTTCTCGCTACATGCAGTTGTCATGGCAACTTAATATGCAAATGAGAAATCTAGCTCATTCATTCCTagaggaaatttttttttttttttttttttttttacattttcttgatTAATCTGAAATTTCAAActgaaacacctttttttttttagatgccttCAAAGTAAGTGAGTCTCTTATGGTATTTACAGGACATGTCTCATTcctctaaaaatataaaattatgcaGTTGATCCAAATTGATGGTGACTAGAATCTTTATCATTTTAAGTCctgaataaaaatatcaaatgcaTGTTGAACAGGACAGAACACCTGCATGTAGAATACAAGCCCTGAAGGAAGCTCTAAGCTTCCAGGTCTATGTGGCATGACTTCTGCAGAATTGGGCTGACAACGCAAAGCTTGTGCAATAAAGAATAACAATTtagtcacaaataaaaaaaactaaccaTGTTCAATTTGCACATTTAGCCTAATGTGTTTTGATTTCCAAATAATACACTGATATATTCTGATGTCTTAATTCTGATGTGACCATTCACCAGTTGTAGCTTTTTGCAGATTGT from Carassius carassius chromosome 47, fCarCar2.1, whole genome shotgun sequence harbors:
- the siah2l gene encoding E3 ubiquitin-protein ligase Siah2, producing the protein MSRPSSAGGAAGGLGAGKAGGSKHGGSGGATASAAAAAAAAATAAAAAAAAAAAVGVSGSVAGSGTVTAAAVSLPVTALPGQSAELTALFECPVCFDYVLPPILQCQAGHLVCNQCRQKLSCCPTCRGPLTPSIRNLAMEKVASTLPFPCKYASAGCMLSLHHSEKPEHEEVCEFRPYTCPCPGASCKWQGSLEAVMPHLMHAHKSITTLQGEDIVFLATDINLPGAVDWVMMQSCFGHHFMLVLEKQEKYEGHQQFFAIVLLIGTRKQAENFAYRLELNGNRRRLTWEATPRSIHDGVAAAIMNSDCLVFDTSIAHLFADNGNLGINVTISMC